One Arthrobacter sp. FW306-07-I genomic window carries:
- a CDS encoding ribonuclease HI family protein — MTITAAADGSALGNPGPAGWAWYVNDDCWRAGGWPHGTNNQGELMAVLDLLRATAHLPGEDLRILCDSQYVINSITKWMPGWKRKGWRKADGKPVLNVELLKELDRELAGRTYTFEWVKGHAGHDLNEAADERARAAATAYQQGVAARSGPGFPGGHHPGAQHDLSRGQNGRERALHAQAPSGVGLPPATLDIPAAAPAQTPAVPRESARPGAAGGAAARPAAPSTGVPAGGANQRRSVPEPVSAFDELDLFSELDDEALEVAEATQRAGSIPPEALVEELERELLGPLVRGDIGRTAVLLHPDFMEIGSSGRVWTRDAMMMALEEDPGERTDIEILGADRIGTSAVLLTYRSFARSGTTLRSSLWVLDSGRWRLRFHQGTPEA, encoded by the coding sequence GTGACGATTACTGCAGCGGCTGACGGTTCGGCCTTGGGAAACCCTGGCCCGGCGGGATGGGCCTGGTATGTGAATGACGATTGCTGGCGGGCCGGTGGCTGGCCGCACGGGACCAACAACCAGGGGGAGCTGATGGCTGTCCTTGACCTTTTGCGCGCCACTGCGCACCTCCCCGGGGAGGACCTGCGCATCTTGTGTGACAGCCAGTACGTCATCAACTCCATCACCAAGTGGATGCCCGGATGGAAGCGGAAGGGCTGGCGCAAGGCTGACGGAAAGCCTGTTTTGAACGTGGAACTGCTGAAGGAACTCGATCGCGAACTGGCCGGCCGCACCTACACCTTCGAGTGGGTCAAGGGCCACGCCGGGCACGACCTCAACGAGGCCGCCGACGAGCGGGCCAGGGCCGCGGCCACGGCTTACCAGCAGGGCGTGGCCGCACGTTCCGGCCCGGGGTTCCCCGGCGGACACCACCCGGGTGCACAGCACGACCTTTCACGCGGCCAGAACGGCCGCGAGCGTGCCCTGCACGCGCAGGCCCCCTCCGGTGTGGGCCTCCCGCCGGCCACCCTGGACATCCCGGCTGCTGCCCCCGCCCAAACGCCGGCAGTACCCCGGGAATCAGCGCGCCCGGGTGCAGCAGGCGGGGCAGCGGCACGCCCGGCAGCACCCAGCACGGGTGTACCGGCAGGTGGGGCCAACCAGCGCAGATCCGTCCCCGAGCCCGTGTCGGCCTTCGATGAACTGGACCTGTTCAGCGAACTGGACGATGAAGCCCTTGAAGTGGCCGAGGCAACGCAGCGGGCAGGCTCCATCCCGCCCGAGGCGCTGGTGGAGGAACTCGAACGCGAACTCCTGGGGCCGCTGGTGCGGGGGGACATTGGCCGGACCGCGGTCCTTCTGCACCCGGACTTCATGGAGATCGGCAGCTCGGGAAGGGTCTGGACCCGGGACGCCATGATGATGGCCCTCGAGGAGGACCCCGGCGAGCGGACCGACATTGAAATCCTGGGCGCCGACCGCATCGGCACCAGCGCGGTCCTGCTGACGTACCGAAGCTTCGCCCGGTCCGGCACGACGCTTCGCAGCTCGCTGTGGGTCCTGGACAGCGGCCGGTGGCGGCTGAGGTTCCACCAGGGAACCCCGGAGGCCTAG
- the groL gene encoding chaperonin GroEL (60 kDa chaperone family; promotes refolding of misfolded polypeptides especially under stressful conditions; forms two stacked rings of heptamers to form a barrel-shaped 14mer; ends can be capped by GroES; misfolded proteins enter the barrel where they are refolded when GroES binds), which yields MAKIIAFDEEARRGLERGLNTLADAVKVTLGPRGRNVVLEKKWGAPTITNDGVSIAKEIELDDPYEKIGAELVKEVAKKTDDVAGDGTTTATVLAQALVKEGLRNVAAGADPLSLKRGIEKAVDAVTAELLNSAKEIETKEEIAATASISAGDDEIGALIAEALDKVGKEGVITVEESNTFGLELELTEGMRFDKGYISAYFVTDAERQETVLEDPYILIVNSKISNVKELVAVLEKVMQSNKPLLIIAEDIEGEALATLIVNKIRGTFKSVAVKAPGFGDRRKAQLADIAVLTGGQVISEEVGLKLENAGLELLGQARKVVVTKDETTIVEGAGDADQIAGRVSQIRAEIENSDSDYDREKLQERLAKLAGGVAVIKAGAATEVELKERKHRIEDAVRNAKAAVEEGIVAGGGVALIQAGAKAFANLQLSGDEATGANIVRVAIDAPLKQIAFNAGMEPGVVVDKVRGLPAGHGLNAATGEYTDLLAAGVNDPVKVTRSALQNAASIAGLFLTTEAVVADKPEKAAAPAGGDDMGGMGGMGGF from the coding sequence ATGGCCAAGATCATTGCATTTGATGAAGAGGCACGCCGCGGCCTTGAGCGTGGCCTGAACACCCTCGCCGACGCCGTTAAGGTCACCCTCGGCCCGCGTGGACGCAACGTCGTCCTCGAAAAGAAGTGGGGCGCCCCCACGATCACCAACGATGGTGTTTCCATCGCCAAGGAGATCGAGCTGGACGATCCCTACGAGAAGATCGGCGCAGAGCTGGTCAAGGAAGTTGCCAAGAAGACTGACGATGTTGCCGGCGACGGCACCACCACGGCAACCGTCCTGGCCCAGGCACTGGTCAAGGAAGGCCTGCGCAACGTTGCCGCCGGCGCCGACCCGCTGTCCCTCAAGCGCGGCATCGAGAAGGCCGTTGACGCCGTCACCGCCGAACTGCTGAACTCCGCCAAGGAAATCGAAACCAAGGAAGAAATCGCGGCCACCGCCTCCATCTCCGCCGGTGACGACGAGATCGGTGCCCTCATCGCCGAAGCCCTGGACAAGGTGGGCAAGGAAGGCGTCATCACGGTCGAGGAGTCCAACACCTTCGGCTTGGAGCTCGAGCTCACCGAAGGCATGCGCTTCGACAAGGGCTACATTTCCGCCTACTTCGTCACCGACGCAGAGCGCCAGGAAACGGTCCTTGAGGACCCGTACATCCTGATCGTCAACTCCAAGATCTCCAACGTCAAGGAACTGGTTGCTGTCCTGGAAAAGGTCATGCAGTCCAACAAGCCGCTGCTGATCATCGCCGAGGACATCGAGGGCGAGGCCCTGGCCACCCTGATCGTCAACAAGATCCGCGGCACCTTCAAGTCCGTCGCCGTCAAGGCCCCGGGCTTCGGTGACCGCCGTAAGGCCCAGCTGGCCGATATCGCCGTCCTCACCGGCGGCCAGGTCATCTCCGAAGAGGTTGGCCTCAAGCTGGAGAACGCTGGCCTGGAGCTCCTGGGCCAGGCCCGCAAGGTTGTCGTCACCAAGGACGAGACCACCATCGTCGAAGGTGCCGGCGACGCCGACCAGATCGCAGGCCGCGTGTCCCAGATCCGCGCCGAGATCGAGAACTCCGACTCCGACTACGACCGCGAGAAGCTGCAGGAGCGCCTGGCCAAGCTGGCCGGCGGCGTTGCAGTCATCAAGGCCGGTGCCGCCACCGAGGTTGAACTCAAGGAGCGCAAGCACCGCATCGAGGACGCAGTCCGCAACGCCAAGGCTGCAGTTGAGGAAGGCATCGTCGCCGGTGGCGGCGTGGCCCTGATCCAGGCCGGTGCCAAGGCATTCGCCAACCTTCAGCTGTCCGGTGACGAAGCAACCGGCGCCAACATCGTCCGCGTTGCCATCGACGCGCCGCTGAAGCAGATCGCCTTCAACGCCGGCATGGAGCCGGGTGTGGTTGTCGACAAGGTCCGCGGCCTGCCCGCCGGCCACGGCCTCAACGCCGCAACCGGTGAGTACACCGACCTGCTGGCTGCCGGCGTCAACGACCCCGTCAAGGTGACCCGCTCTGCCCTGCAGAACGCAGCTTCGATCGCCGGCCTGTTCCTGACCACCGAAGCAGTGGTTGCTGACAAGCCGGAGAAGGCTGCTGCCCCTGCCGGCGGCGACGACATGGGCGGCATGGGCGGCATGGGCGGCTTCTAA
- a CDS encoding sensor histidine kinase, protein MLKRWKSASLRSQLVAMIMALLIVALTVTGAVTLTLLHTYLQGQVDDKLNAAVDSARKQRSFTQLQAPSPIPTDYSLMLFTPGEQPYTFGGDPDDHPDISNISVEQAQALQLAPFQVRGTDGENWRVVAVTVQNGPTTSVVVIGLPLESVDDVLKHATLVVTGVGLLTLLLASLIASWTVSRAFRPLARVEKTAAAIAAGDLSRRVEVENPATELGRLSSSLNAMLAHIETAFAARTASEARMRRFAADASHELRTPLVTIRGFSELYRHGALATDEDVATAMGRIESEAKRMGSMVEDLLLLARLDEQRPLQQKPVDLQLIAHDAVVDTQASDRSRAISLTGLDGGAAAPAPVLGDEAKLRQVVGNLVGNALRYTPEGSPIELAVGVRQTDGGERSIIEVRDHGPGISEEDAAKVFERFYRADTSRTRETGGSGLGLAIVAAIVGSHGGTVRVEKTDGGGATLVVSLPRRADTPGSDSDGGQDAADDSTARAAGSDGSVIHI, encoded by the coding sequence TTGCTCAAACGGTGGAAGTCGGCCTCGCTCAGGTCGCAGCTGGTGGCCATGATCATGGCCCTCCTGATCGTGGCCCTGACGGTGACCGGAGCCGTGACCCTGACCCTGCTCCACACCTACCTCCAGGGCCAGGTGGACGACAAACTCAACGCCGCCGTCGACTCTGCCCGGAAACAACGCTCGTTCACCCAGCTGCAGGCACCCAGCCCAATCCCCACTGACTACTCCCTGATGCTTTTCACCCCGGGTGAGCAGCCGTACACCTTCGGCGGGGACCCGGACGACCATCCGGACATCAGTAACATTTCGGTGGAACAGGCACAGGCGCTCCAGCTGGCTCCCTTCCAGGTCCGTGGGACGGACGGCGAAAACTGGCGGGTGGTGGCGGTGACCGTCCAGAACGGACCCACCACGTCCGTGGTGGTGATCGGGCTGCCCCTGGAGAGCGTCGACGACGTCCTCAAGCATGCCACCCTGGTGGTCACCGGCGTCGGCCTGCTGACCCTGCTGCTCGCCTCGCTCATAGCCAGCTGGACCGTCTCGCGCGCCTTCCGGCCGCTGGCCAGGGTGGAGAAGACAGCCGCCGCCATTGCCGCCGGCGACCTCTCCCGGCGTGTGGAAGTCGAAAACCCTGCCACCGAGCTGGGCCGGCTGAGCAGTTCCCTGAACGCCATGCTGGCACACATCGAGACCGCCTTCGCGGCGCGGACCGCCTCGGAGGCCAGGATGCGCCGCTTTGCCGCTGACGCGTCCCACGAGCTGCGCACTCCCCTGGTGACCATCCGTGGATTCTCCGAGCTGTACCGCCACGGTGCCCTGGCGACGGACGAGGACGTGGCCACGGCCATGGGCCGCATCGAAAGCGAAGCCAAGCGCATGGGTTCCATGGTCGAGGACCTGCTGCTGCTGGCCCGCCTGGATGAGCAGCGGCCGCTGCAGCAAAAGCCGGTGGACCTGCAGCTGATTGCCCATGACGCGGTGGTGGACACCCAGGCCAGCGACCGTTCCAGGGCGATTTCGCTCACGGGGCTCGACGGCGGAGCAGCGGCCCCGGCACCGGTCCTTGGTGATGAGGCCAAGCTGCGCCAAGTGGTGGGAAACCTCGTAGGCAATGCCTTGCGCTACACCCCGGAGGGCAGCCCCATCGAACTGGCCGTCGGGGTCCGCCAAACCGACGGCGGAGAACGGTCCATCATCGAAGTACGGGACCACGGGCCGGGCATCTCGGAAGAAGACGCGGCCAAGGTCTTTGAACGCTTCTACCGGGCGGACACTTCCCGGACCAGGGAGACGGGCGGCAGCGGACTGGGCCTTGCCATCGTGGCAGCCATCGTGGGATCCCACGGGGGCACGGTGCGGGTGGAAAAGACCGACGGCGGGGGCGCAACCCTGGTGGTAAGCCTTCCGCGGCGTGCCGACACACCAGGCAGTGACAGCGACGGCGGGCAGGACGCCGCTGACGACAGTACCGCCCGGGCCGCGGGCAGCGACGGATCGGTTATCCACATATAA
- a CDS encoding WXG100 family type VII secretion target, protein MSIISVDTELLQLKSANVQATVDRISADVQTMKRGLDELQGSWRGSAATNFQALVTEWTITQGRVEASLASINAALASAAATYAQAELGNTQRFS, encoded by the coding sequence ATGAGCATCATTTCCGTCGACACCGAACTACTGCAGCTGAAGTCGGCCAACGTCCAGGCCACCGTGGACCGGATCAGCGCTGACGTGCAGACCATGAAGCGGGGCCTGGATGAGCTGCAGGGCTCATGGCGGGGTTCCGCGGCCACCAACTTCCAGGCACTCGTCACCGAATGGACCATCACGCAGGGCCGCGTGGAAGCGTCGCTGGCGTCCATCAATGCCGCCCTTGCCTCTGCGGCCGCCACCTACGCGCAGGCGGAGCTGGGGAACACGCAGCGGTTCAGCTGA
- a CDS encoding response regulator transcription factor — MNKNGPEARLLVVDDEPNIRELLSTSLRFAGFEVVSAANGRDALAAADTHAPDLAVLDVMLPDMDGFTVTRRLRASGKHFPVLFLTAKDDTEDKVTGLTVGGDDYVTKPFSLDEVVARIRAVLRRTQPLLDDDAVIRVDDLELDDDAHEVRRGGTVIELSPTEFKLLRYLMLNPNRVLSKSQILDHVWEYNFNGDASIVESYISYLRRKVDIDPDAPALIQTKRGVGYVLRTAEKR; from the coding sequence ATGAACAAGAACGGTCCAGAAGCCAGGCTGCTCGTCGTTGATGATGAACCCAACATCCGCGAGCTCCTTTCCACGTCACTGCGGTTCGCCGGCTTTGAAGTGGTCTCCGCAGCAAACGGGCGCGATGCCCTGGCCGCGGCCGACACCCACGCCCCTGACCTGGCCGTGCTTGACGTCATGCTCCCCGACATGGACGGATTTACTGTCACCCGCCGGCTCCGCGCCTCCGGGAAGCACTTTCCCGTCCTCTTCCTGACGGCAAAGGACGACACCGAGGACAAAGTCACCGGACTGACCGTGGGCGGGGACGATTACGTCACCAAGCCCTTCAGCCTGGATGAAGTGGTGGCGCGCATCCGGGCGGTGCTCCGCCGGACCCAGCCCCTGCTGGACGACGACGCCGTGATCCGCGTGGACGACCTGGAACTCGACGACGACGCCCACGAAGTACGGCGCGGCGGCACGGTCATCGAGCTCTCCCCCACGGAGTTCAAGCTGCTGCGCTACCTCATGCTCAATCCCAACCGGGTGCTGTCCAAGTCGCAGATCCTGGACCACGTCTGGGAGTACAACTTCAATGGCGATGCGTCCATTGTTGAGTCCTACATCTCCTACCTGCGGCGGAAGGTGGACATCGACCCCGACGCGCCGGCCCTGATCCAGACCAAGCGCGGCGTGGGCTACGTGCTGCGGACGGCCGAAAAGCGCTGA
- a CDS encoding ABC transporter substrate-binding protein — protein sequence MPHHSPARALAGLALSLAGLLSMTACAGTGGNARTESAEASGDGVLRVGLILDNTGDNAFLNAPQLAAAKAAIQDINAAGGHKGRPVELLPVHPDQDTAAQAKDLAAAKADIAIGPTDSSHATAAVDILSRAHVPLISPANTAAGLSTSASGGYYFRTAAADVAQGPVLAKLAKDAGAASISVLYQEGSYGKDLSAAVTEAAQQSGLKVLPGVGFKPGDAAEAARSVAKATPDAVVLVARDGAQGALAELHDAGLSGSKFILSDGAFARYGSGLPARALEGARAVVPGQLPTAAFQGKLLAVDASLKDVSYAAETYDAVTLAALAAARAQDDAGRSIAANLIAVSGGTAPGAGTPQAPCRSYKECLGGLAAGPDINYDGESGPVAFDTNGDITTAAFSVFTYGADNNPSPTGHETAGHSG from the coding sequence ATGCCCCACCATTCCCCAGCGCGTGCCTTGGCAGGACTCGCCCTTTCCCTGGCAGGCCTCCTTTCCATGACGGCCTGCGCCGGCACCGGCGGCAACGCCAGGACAGAATCCGCGGAGGCCTCCGGCGACGGCGTCCTGCGGGTGGGCTTGATCCTTGACAACACCGGCGACAACGCCTTCCTCAACGCACCCCAGCTGGCCGCAGCCAAAGCGGCCATCCAGGACATCAACGCCGCCGGCGGACACAAAGGCCGGCCCGTGGAGCTGCTGCCGGTGCACCCGGACCAGGACACTGCAGCCCAGGCCAAGGATCTGGCGGCTGCCAAGGCGGACATAGCCATCGGACCCACGGACTCCAGCCACGCAACCGCCGCCGTGGACATCCTGTCCCGGGCCCACGTGCCGCTTATCTCCCCGGCCAACACTGCTGCCGGCCTCTCGACGAGCGCCAGCGGAGGCTACTATTTCCGAACCGCCGCAGCCGACGTCGCACAAGGGCCCGTGCTGGCCAAGCTCGCAAAGGACGCCGGGGCCGCCAGCATCAGCGTGCTCTACCAGGAGGGTTCCTACGGCAAGGACCTCTCCGCCGCGGTCACCGAAGCTGCCCAACAGTCCGGGCTTAAGGTCCTGCCCGGGGTGGGCTTCAAACCGGGGGATGCCGCCGAAGCCGCACGCTCCGTTGCGAAAGCCACTCCGGACGCCGTCGTCCTGGTGGCCAGGGATGGTGCGCAGGGCGCATTGGCAGAGCTCCACGACGCCGGCCTCAGCGGTTCGAAGTTCATCCTCAGTGACGGCGCCTTCGCCCGCTACGGATCCGGTCTGCCGGCGCGGGCCCTCGAAGGCGCCCGCGCCGTCGTCCCCGGCCAGCTCCCCACGGCAGCCTTCCAAGGGAAACTGCTGGCGGTGGACGCCTCCCTGAAGGACGTCTCCTACGCTGCCGAAACCTATGACGCCGTGACGTTGGCGGCACTCGCTGCGGCCCGGGCGCAGGATGACGCGGGGCGGTCCATCGCCGCGAACCTCATCGCGGTCTCGGGCGGAACTGCCCCCGGGGCGGGTACGCCGCAGGCTCCTTGCCGGAGTTACAAGGAGTGCCTTGGCGGCCTCGCCGCCGGCCCGGACATAAACTACGACGGCGAATCCGGCCCGGTTGCCTTCGACACCAACGGGGACATCACCACAGCTGCCTTCTCGGTCTTCACCTATGGGGCGGACAACAACCCCAGCCCCACCGGGCATGAAACAGCCGGACACTCCGGCTGA
- a CDS encoding ABC transporter substrate-binding protein, whose amino-acid sequence MTIPVVSRRRFQLGAAAVALSILATGCGAAGGSGGSGDNGQVTLRFAWWGNEYLNGQTNKVIAAFEASHPNIKIKAEPGEWSSYWDKLATKTAANDAPDVIQMDQKYIAEYGGRGALLDLSKQNGIDTSKLDKEALASGQYDGAQYGLSTGQNAYVIMANTKVFQAAGVPVPDDKTWTWKDFMDTAAKISAAGDGKSYGAAYGSNEADLIVWLRQHGENLYSEDGKLDFETATAASFWERLKEQRDSKASPPANVATEDAGASLEQSLFGTNRVGMAWWWTNQLGSLEATTGSSIKMLRAPSVDGASAKNGMYYKPTMFWSASSRSKHAQQAAEFINYLTNSPEAGAILMTDRGVPTNSEIVAGITPSLKPADTTVVNFLKDIAPDIKDAPPVPPVGAGSVQNVIKRYTDEVLYDRLTPQAAAEAFKKEVQGMLDSARK is encoded by the coding sequence ATGACGATTCCAGTCGTAAGCCGCCGGAGGTTTCAGCTTGGCGCTGCGGCCGTGGCTCTGTCCATCCTGGCCACGGGCTGCGGTGCCGCCGGCGGCTCGGGCGGTTCAGGCGACAACGGTCAGGTGACCCTGCGGTTCGCCTGGTGGGGCAACGAGTACCTGAACGGACAGACAAACAAGGTCATCGCCGCGTTCGAAGCGTCCCACCCAAACATCAAGATCAAGGCCGAGCCGGGCGAATGGTCCAGCTACTGGGACAAGCTGGCAACCAAGACCGCCGCCAACGATGCGCCCGATGTCATCCAGATGGACCAGAAGTACATTGCCGAATACGGGGGCCGCGGGGCGCTGCTGGACCTGTCCAAGCAGAACGGCATCGACACGTCCAAGCTGGACAAGGAGGCACTCGCCTCAGGCCAGTACGATGGCGCGCAGTACGGACTGAGCACCGGCCAGAACGCCTATGTCATCATGGCCAACACCAAGGTATTCCAGGCGGCAGGCGTTCCGGTTCCCGACGACAAGACGTGGACGTGGAAGGACTTCATGGACACTGCGGCGAAGATCAGCGCCGCAGGCGACGGAAAGAGCTATGGAGCCGCGTACGGCAGCAACGAGGCCGACCTGATCGTCTGGCTCCGCCAGCACGGCGAGAACCTGTACTCGGAGGACGGCAAGCTCGACTTCGAGACGGCCACGGCTGCCTCCTTCTGGGAGCGGCTCAAGGAGCAGCGCGATTCAAAGGCCAGCCCGCCGGCAAACGTAGCGACGGAAGACGCAGGCGCGAGCCTTGAGCAGAGCCTCTTCGGCACCAACCGGGTAGGCATGGCCTGGTGGTGGACCAACCAGCTGGGTTCGCTGGAAGCCACCACCGGCAGCAGCATCAAGATGCTGCGTGCCCCGAGCGTTGACGGCGCCTCGGCCAAAAACGGCATGTACTACAAGCCCACCATGTTCTGGTCCGCTTCCTCGCGCTCCAAGCATGCCCAGCAGGCAGCCGAATTCATCAACTACCTCACCAACAGCCCCGAAGCCGGCGCCATCCTCATGACGGACAGGGGCGTGCCCACCAACAGCGAAATCGTCGCCGGCATTACGCCCTCACTGAAGCCGGCCGACACCACGGTGGTCAACTTCCTGAAGGACATCGCTCCGGATATCAAGGATGCGCCCCCGGTTCCACCAGTCGGTGCGGGCAGCGTCCAGAACGTCATCAAGCGCTACACGGATGAAGTCTTGTATGACCGCCTGACCCCGCAGGCTGCCGCGGAGGCCTTCAAGAAGGAAGTCCAGGGGATGCTGGATTCGGCCCGGAAGTAG